CGCCTGCAGGAGATCCACTCCTTCCGCGACGTCGCGATCGTGCTGCGCCTCACCCGCGCGGACGTGGCCTGGCAGGGCCTCGGGGTCGCCGTCGGAGCGTACGAGGCGGCGCTCGCGTACGCGAAGAGCCGCGTGCAGTTCGGCAAGCCGATCGCCTCCTTCCAGCTCGTCCAGCAGAAGCTGGCGAACGCCCTCGCGAACATCACCGCCTGCATCGCGCTGTGCATGCGCGTCTCCCAGATGCAGGACGAGGGCATTCAGGCCGACCACCACTCCGCCATGGCGAAGGCCTTCGTCACGGCACGGATGCGGGAGACCGTGGCACTGTGCCGCGAGATCGTCGGCGGCAACGGCATCCAGCTCGACCACGGGGTCGCCCGCTACTTCGCGGACGCCGAGGCGGTGTACACCTTCGAGGGCACGTTCGACATGAACAGCCTGATCGTCGGGCGGGCCATCACCGGTATCGCGGCGTTCGTCTGAGGGGTGCGGAGATGACCGAGGCATACATCGTGGCGACCGCGCGGTCGCCCATCGGCCGCGCCCGGAAGGGCTCGCTCGCCGGCATCCGTCCCGACGATCTGGCTGCGCTCATGGTCGGCGCGGCCCTCGAGAAGGTGCCGGGGCTCGACCCCGCACGGATCGACGACCTGATGATCGGATGCGGCCAGCCCGCCGGCGAGCAGGGCATGAACATCGCCCGGATCGTGGCGGTGCTGAGCGGACTCGACGGCGTTCCGGGCACGACCGTGAACCGCTACTGCTCCTCCTCCCTGCAGACGACCCGGATGGCCTTCCACGCGATCAAGGCCGGTGAAGGCGACGTCTTCGTGTCGGGGGGCGTGGAGTCGGTGAGTCACTACGCCGCAGGATCGGCGGACTTCTTCCCGGAGAGCGTGGAGAACCCGCGCTTCGCAGAGGCGGTCGCGCGCACCGCGGCCCGCACCAGCGCGGGCGCCGGGGTGTGGACGGACCCGCGCGCGACCGGCGCGCTCCCCGACCCGTACATCGCCATGGGGCAGACGGCGGAGAACGTCGCCGGCCTCCGGGGGATCACCCGGGACGAACAGGACGCCTTCGCGGCGCGCAGCCAGCAGCGCGCCGAGGCGGCGATCGCGAGCGGTTTCTGGGCGCGTGAGATCGATCCGGTGACGCTGCCCGACGGGACGGTCGTCCGCGTCGACGACGGCCCGCGCCCCGGGGTCACGGCGGAGTCCCTCGCGGCGCTCGACCCCGTCTTCCGGCCGGACGGTACCGTGACCGCCGGCAACTGCTGCCCCCTGAACGACGGCGCGGCGGCCGTGGTGGTCGTCTCGGAGCGCGTCGTGGCGGAGCTCGGCCTCACGCCCCTGGCCCGGATCGTCTCGACCGGGGTGAGCGCACTGTCACCGGAGATCATGGGCCTCGGCCCCGTCGAGGCGTCCCGGCGCGCCCTCGCCCTGGCCGGACTCACCGTCGACGACATGGATCTCGTCGAGATCAACGAGGCGTTCGCCGCGCAGGTGATCCCCTCGGCCCGCGAGCTCGGAGTCGACGAGGAGCGGCTGAACGTGCACGGCGGTGCGATCGCGGTCGGTCACCCGTTCGGCATGACCGGAGCCCGCATCACCGCCACGCTCATCAACGGCCTCGCCTCGACCGGAGGCCGCTACGGGCTGGAGACCATGTGCGTGGGCGGCGGCCAGGGCATGGCGATGGTGCTGGAACGCCTGTAGCGCGGGAGTGGACCGAAGCGGCCGGGCGGGCGCACCGCCCGGCCGCTTCGCGTCATCACTGCGCGGGAAAGAACAGCGCGACCGTGCGGGCGGCCAGCGCGGGCCGGTCCTGACCACGGAGCTCGACCGTGGTGTCCATCCCCACGCGCATGCCCGCACCGCTCGGCTCGACCGTGTCGATCCGGGTGGACGCACGGACGGCGGATCCGGCGGGCACGGGCTGGAGGAACCGTACCCGGTCGAGCCCGTAATTCACCACCAGCCCGACACCGCCGACCTCGAGCAGCCCGGCCGTCAAGCGGGGCAGCAACGAGAGCGTCAGGTAGCCGTGCGCGATCGGCGCTCCGAACGGACCGACCGCCGCGCGCGCGGGATCCACGTGGATCCACTGATGATCCTCCGTGGCGTCCGCGAACGCCTGGATCCGCTCCTGGGTGATCTCGAACCAGTCGCTCACGGCACTCTCGCCCACCGCATCCGTCAGCGCCGCGACGGAGCCCACCGCGATGGTCACGAGGTCGGTCCGCCCGCGACGTAGAGCACCTGACCGGAGATGAACGAGGCCTGCTCGGAGCAGAAGAAGGAGACCGCGGCGGCGACGTCGTCCGGGCGCCCGGAGCGTCCCACCGGGATCTGCGACACCATCGCCTCCACGAACTCCTCGAACCCGACGCCCAGTCGCGCGGCCGTCGCCCGGGTCATGTCGGTCTCGATGAATCCCGGCGCCACCGCGTTCGCGGTCACCCCGAACCGGCCGAGTTCGATGGCGAGGGTCTTGGTGAGGCCCTGCATGCCGGCCTTCGCGGCGGCGTAGTTCGCCTGGCCGCGATTGCCGAGCGCCGAGGTGCTGGAGAGGTTGACGATGCGTCCCCAGCCCGCCTTCACCTGGTGGGCCTGCACGGCGCGGCTCATCAGGAAGGCGCCGCGCAGGTGCACGCCGAGGACCGCATCCCAGTCATCCTCCGTCATCTTGAACAGCAGGTTGTCCCGCAGGATGCCGGCGTTGTTGACGAGGACGGTCGGCGCGCCGAGCTCGTCCGCGACCGCGGTGACGGCCGCGGTGACGGCATCCGCGTCGGAGACGTCCGCGCCCACGGCGAGCGCGCGACCGCCCTCCGCGGTGATGGCCGCGACCGTGTCTGCGCAGGCGACGGGGTCGAGGTCGATCACGCCGACGGCGTGGCCGTCCGCGGCGAGACGGCGGGCGGTGGCGGCACCGATGCCGCGGGCGGCTCCGGTGACGATGGCGGTGCGGGTCATGGGATTCCTTTCGACGGGGCGAGGCAGAGCAGGTCAGAAGACGATGAGCTGGCGCAGTTCCGCGCCGGTGGCGAGCCGGTCCAGGGCGGCCTCGAGATCACCCAGGCGGATGCGGCCGGAGACCAGCCGCTCCAGCGGCAGACGTCCCGCGCGCCACAGCTCGACGTAGCGCGGGATGTCCCGGCTCGGCACGGCCGAGCCGAGGTAGCTGCCGATGACGGTCCGCGCCTCGGCGGTCAGCACGAGCGGCGAGACGGCCGCCCTCGCGTCGGGCGCCGGCAGGCCCACCGTGACGGTCGTCCCTCCGGGAGCGGTCAGCGCGAGCGCCGTCTCGAAGGCGCGGGCGGCTCCCGCCGCCTCGATGACGACCGGGGTGCGGATCCCGCGCTCCATCGCCTCGGCCGGGCCGAGCGCGTCCACGGCCCCGAGCTCGCGCGCGAGGGCCAGCTTGCCGGGGAGCGCGTCGACGCCGATGACGTCGTGTCCGAGCGCCCGCGCGACCAGGAGGGCCGCCATCCCCACGCCGCCGAGCCCCACGACGGTGACGGCCTCCCCCGCGGCCGGGCGGGCGGCGTTCATGACCGCGCCGCCGCCGGTGAGCACCGCACAGCCGAGCAGGGCGGCGACGTCCGGGGGCACGTCCGCCGGGACCGGCACGACCGACGTGCGACTCACGACCGCGTGCGTGGCGAACCCGCTCACACCGAGGTGGTGATGGACCGCCTCTCCCGCACCGGCGGCACTCGCCCGCCGCAGCCGCATCCCGCCGCCGACGAGCGTTCCGGCGTTGTTGGCGGCGGTCCCGGCCTCGCAGGGCAGCCGGCCGTCGGTCCGGCACCCGGCGCATACCCCGCACCGGGGCAGGAACGTCATGACGACGCGGGTACCCGGCTGGATGTCGTCGACGCCGGGGCCGGCGCGCTCCACGATCCCCGCCGCCTCGTGGCCGAGGAGCATGGGCGTGGGGCGCCGCCGGTTGCCGTCGACCACGCTGAGGTCGGAGTGGCAGAGCCCCGCCGCTTCGATCCGCACGAGCAGCTCCCCCGCCTGCGGGTCGTCGAGTTCGACCGGGCCGATGGTGAACGGCCGCGATCGCGCGTAGGGGGCCTGCGCGCCGGACACCTCGAGCACTGCTCCCGTGATCTGCACGCTGACCTCCTCGTCTGCGGAACGTGTTCCGCTCCGCTGCGGCCTCGCCGTCGCCGACGCGTTCGTGACAGCATACCGACTGCGCGGTATGGTGTCTTCCACCCGGGCCGCGCCGGAGACGCCCCAGGTCCGCGACGAGCAAGGAGGCTCGATGTCCACCGCACAACCGCTGCCGCCCACCACGACGGCACCCCTCGACGGACACGTCGATGATCGCTTCGCCGGCCTGCGCGACGAGTTCGCGCGGCAGCTCGAATCCGGTGAGGAGCTGGGCGCCTCGCTCGCCGTGATCGTCGACGGCGAGCCGGTCGTGGACCTCTGGGGCGGCTGGACGGACCCTGCCCGCACGACGCCGTGGCAGGCCGACACGATCGCGAACGTCTGGTCCATCTCGAAGACGGTCACCGCCCTCGCCGCGCTCGTGCTCATCGACCGGGGCGAGCTGGACCCGGATGCACCGGTGTCGCGGTACTGGCCGGAGTTCGCGGCAGCGGGCAAGGAGGGGGTGCGGGTGCGGCATCTGCTGAACCACACCTCGGGCGTCTCCGGATGGGCGCAGCCCATCACCGCCGCCGACATCCTCGACGGCCCGGCGTCGGCCGCGCTCCTCGCCGCCCAGCCCTGCTGGTGGCCGGCCGGTCAGGCGAGCGGCTGCCACCTCCTCAACTACGGCACCCTGATCGGGGAGGTGGTGCGCCGGGTGACGGGCCGGAGCCTCGGCGAATTCGTCGCGTCGGAGCTGGCGGGTCCGCTCGACGCGGACTTCTGGCTGGGCCTCCCGGAGAGCGAGTTCCACCGGGTCAGCAACGTCGTCCCGCCGCCCCCGGCACCGGGGCTGGACGCCCTGCCGCCCGATTCCCCGGCGTTCCGGACCCTCTCCGGCCCGCTCCTCGCTGCGGACATGACCTGGACCCCGCAGTGGCGGGCCGCCGGGATCGGCGGTGCCGGCGGTCACGGGAACGCGCGGTCCGTCGCGCAGCTGAACGCCCTCATCGCGCAGGGCGGGGAGTCCGGCGGGGTGCGCCTGCTGTCGCCGGGGACGGTGGACCGGGTCTTCGCCGAGCACACCGACGGCATCGACCTGGTGCTCGGTCTCCCGCTCCGCTTCGCTCTCGGCTACGCCGTCTCCCACCCCGCATCGACTCCGCACATCCCCGAGGGCCGGGTCGCCTTCTGGGGCGGCTGGGGCGGATCGATCGTCATCGCCGACGCCGAGCGCCGCGTGACCTTCGCGTACGTGATGAACCGCATGTCACCGGGAATCATCGGGTCGGCGCGGTCGGATGCGTACACCCGGGCGCTCTACGAGTCGCTCGGCTGACCGGGCGCCGTGTCCTCCCCGCCGGCGGCGGAGGGCACGAGTTCCTCGGCCGGGTCGGCCACCGCCTGCTCGAACTGCGCCTGGTAGAGCCGCCAGTAGGCGCCCTGCGCGGCGATGAGCTCCTCGTGCGTGCCCTTCTCGACGATGTCGCCGTGCTCCATCACCAGGATCAGATCGGCATCCCGGATGGTGGACAGGCGATGCGCGATCACGAACGACGTGCGCCCTTCGCGCAGCGCCGCCATCGCGTGCTGCAACAGCAGCTCGGTGCGCGTGTCGACCGATGAGGTGGCCTCGTCGAGGATGAGGACCGTGGGCTGCGCCACGAACGCCCGGGCGATCGTGATGAGCTGCTTCTCGCCCGCGGACACGTTCGACGCGTCCTCGTCGAGCATCGTTTCGTAGCCCTCCGGCAGCGAGCGCACGAAGCGGTCGACCCGCGTCGCCTCAGCCGCGGCCACGATCTCCTCGTCGGTCGCCGACTCGCGCCCGTAGCGGATGTTGTCGCGGATGGTGCCGGCGAACAGCCACGGGTCCTGCAGCACCATCCCGGTGCGCGACCGGACATCGGCGCGGGTCATCTCGCCGATGTCCTGCCCGTCCAGGAGGATCCGTCCGCCGTCCAGCTCGTAGAACCGCATGAGGAGGTTCACGAGCGTCGTCTTCCCGGCGCCCGTCGGACCGACGATCGCGACCGTCTGGCCGGGCTCCACCCGGAAGGACAGGTCGGTGATCAGCGGGTGCTCGGGGTCGTACGCGAAACGCACGTGGTCG
The sequence above is a segment of the Microbacterium caowuchunii genome. Coding sequences within it:
- a CDS encoding acetyl-CoA C-acetyltransferase, with amino-acid sequence MTEAYIVATARSPIGRARKGSLAGIRPDDLAALMVGAALEKVPGLDPARIDDLMIGCGQPAGEQGMNIARIVAVLSGLDGVPGTTVNRYCSSSLQTTRMAFHAIKAGEGDVFVSGGVESVSHYAAGSADFFPESVENPRFAEAVARTAARTSAGAGVWTDPRATGALPDPYIAMGQTAENVAGLRGITRDEQDAFAARSQQRAEAAIASGFWAREIDPVTLPDGTVVRVDDGPRPGVTAESLAALDPVFRPDGTVTAGNCCPLNDGAAAVVVVSERVVAELGLTPLARIVSTGVSALSPEIMGLGPVEASRRALALAGLTVDDMDLVEINEAFAAQVIPSARELGVDEERLNVHGGAIAVGHPFGMTGARITATLINGLASTGGRYGLETMCVGGGQGMAMVLERL
- a CDS encoding MaoC family dehydratase produces the protein MTIAVGSVAALTDAVGESAVSDWFEITQERIQAFADATEDHQWIHVDPARAAVGPFGAPIAHGYLTLSLLPRLTAGLLEVGGVGLVVNYGLDRVRFLQPVPAGSAVRASTRIDTVEPSGAGMRVGMDTTVELRGQDRPALAARTVALFFPAQ
- the fabG gene encoding 3-oxoacyl-ACP reductase FabG, encoding MTRTAIVTGAARGIGAATARRLAADGHAVGVIDLDPVACADTVAAITAEGGRALAVGADVSDADAVTAAVTAVADELGAPTVLVNNAGILRDNLLFKMTEDDWDAVLGVHLRGAFLMSRAVQAHQVKAGWGRIVNLSSTSALGNRGQANYAAAKAGMQGLTKTLAIELGRFGVTANAVAPGFIETDMTRATAARLGVGFEEFVEAMVSQIPVGRSGRPDDVAAAVSFFCSEQASFISGQVLYVAGGPTS
- a CDS encoding alcohol dehydrogenase catalytic domain-containing protein, whose amino-acid sequence is MQITGAVLEVSGAQAPYARSRPFTIGPVELDDPQAGELLVRIEAAGLCHSDLSVVDGNRRRPTPMLLGHEAAGIVERAGPGVDDIQPGTRVVMTFLPRCGVCAGCRTDGRLPCEAGTAANNAGTLVGGGMRLRRASAAGAGEAVHHHLGVSGFATHAVVSRTSVVPVPADVPPDVAALLGCAVLTGGGAVMNAARPAAGEAVTVVGLGGVGMAALLVARALGHDVIGVDALPGKLALARELGAVDALGPAEAMERGIRTPVVIEAAGAARAFETALALTAPGGTTVTVGLPAPDARAAVSPLVLTAEARTVIGSYLGSAVPSRDIPRYVELWRAGRLPLERLVSGRIRLGDLEAALDRLATGAELRQLIVF
- a CDS encoding serine hydrolase domain-containing protein, with amino-acid sequence MSTAQPLPPTTTAPLDGHVDDRFAGLRDEFARQLESGEELGASLAVIVDGEPVVDLWGGWTDPARTTPWQADTIANVWSISKTVTALAALVLIDRGELDPDAPVSRYWPEFAAAGKEGVRVRHLLNHTSGVSGWAQPITAADILDGPASAALLAAQPCWWPAGQASGCHLLNYGTLIGEVVRRVTGRSLGEFVASELAGPLDADFWLGLPESEFHRVSNVVPPPPAPGLDALPPDSPAFRTLSGPLLAADMTWTPQWRAAGIGGAGGHGNARSVAQLNALIAQGGESGGVRLLSPGTVDRVFAEHTDGIDLVLGLPLRFALGYAVSHPASTPHIPEGRVAFWGGWGGSIVIADAERRVTFAYVMNRMSPGIIGSARSDAYTRALYESLG